One genomic segment of Salminus brasiliensis chromosome 6, fSalBra1.hap2, whole genome shotgun sequence includes these proteins:
- the chdh gene encoding choline dehydrogenase, mitochondrial, with translation MVCIALLARLASSLGRHASIPATPHSFLNPLHRYRHYSTVSASQKTPSFSYVIVGAGSAGCVLANRLSENSSESVLLLEAGPKDMLLGSTRLSWKIHMPAALTYNLCDDKYNWYYHTLPQDGMDGRVMYWPRGRVWGGSSSLNAMVYIRGHAEDYNRWHREGAEGWDYEHCLPYFRKAQAHELGADRYRGGTGPLHVSRGKTDHPLHHAFIEAGQQAGYPFTEDMNGYQQEGFGWMDMTIHKGKRWSSASAYLRPALSRPNLKAEVGCLTTRVLFDGPRAIGVEYQQNGQTKKVFADKEVILSGGAINSPQLLMLSGVGNADALQKLDIPIKQHLPGVGSNLQDHLELYIQQQCTQPITLFKAQKPYHMVKIGLEWLLQFTGYGATAHLESGGFIRSRPNVTHPDIQFHFLPSQVIDHGRVNSKIEAYQVHVGPMRSTSIGWLKLKSKSPLDHPLLQPNYLSTDVDVWEFRQCVKLSREIFAQKAFEPFRGPEVLPGPAIQSDAEIDAFVRQKADSAYHPSCTCKMGHSSDRMAVVDPQTRVYGLEGLRVVDASIMPSVVSGNLNAPTIMIAEKAADAIKGLPSLHDPDIPVYQPASLDTQR, from the exons ATGGTGTGCATCGCCTTGTTGGCACGGTTGGCTTCAAGCCTTGGAAGGCATGCCAGCATACCAGCCACACCACATTCCTTTTTAAACCCACTGCACAGGTACAGACACTATAGCACTGTCTCAGCCAGTCAGAAAACCCCATCGTTCAGCTATGTCATTGTAGGTGCCGGGTCCGCAGGCTGTGTGCTGGCCAACCGTCTGTCGGAGAATTCGTCAGAGTCTGTCCTCCTATTGGAAGCGGGGCCTAAGGATATGCTGCTGGGCAGCACACGTCTGTCATGGAAGATCCACATGCCAGCGGCATTGACCTATAACCTTTGTGACGACAAATACAACTGGTACTATCACACACTCCCCCAGGATGGAATGGACGGTCGAGTGATGTACTGGCCACGTGGGCGAGTCTGGGGTGGCTCGTCCTCCCTTAATGCTATGGTGTACATCCGTGGGCATGCGGAAGATTATAACCGCTGGCACAGAGAGGGGGCTGAGGGCTGGGACTATGAGCATTGCCTTCCATACTTCCGGAAGGCCCAAGCCCATGAGCTGGGAGCAGACCGTTACAGGGGTGGCACTGGCCCTCTGCACGTTTCTCGGGGGAAGACTGACCATCCTTTGCACCATGCGTTCATTGAGGCTGGTCAACAGGCTGGTTATCCCTTCACTGAAGATATGAATGGCTACCAGCAGGAAGGATTTGGCTGGATGGATATGACCATTCATAAAG GCAAAAGATGGAGCTCAGCCAGTGCATACTTGCGGCCTGCTCTGTCCAGACCCAACCTAAAGGCTGAAGTCGGTTGCCTGACCACACGTGTCCTGTTTGATGGGCCTCGAGCAATTGGAGTGGAGTACCAGCAGAATGGACAGACAAAGAAG GTGTTTGCAGACAAGGAGGTCATTCTCAGTGGTGGAGCCATTAACTCCCCACAACTTCTTATGCTATCCGGGGTTGGAAATGCCGATGCATTGCAGAAACTGGATATTCCCATCAAACAGCATCTTCCAG GAGTTGGTAGTAATCTGCAGGACCACTTGGAGCTGTATATTCAGCAGCAGTGTACTCAGCCCATTACTCTGTTCAAGGCCCAGAAGCCATACCATATGGTTAAGATTGGCCTGGAATGGTTGCTGCAGTTCACAG GCTATGGTGCCACAGCTCACCTGGAGAGTGGAGGTTTCATCCGGAGTCGCCCTAATGTCACTCATCCTGACATTCAGTTCCATTTTCTGCCCTCACAGGTCATTGACCATGGTCGTGTCAACTCCAAGATCGAGGCCTACCAG GTACATGTGGGGCCAATGAGGAGTACAAGTATAGGTTGGTTAAAACTGAAGAGCAAAAGCCCCCTTGACCACCCTCTTCTCCAACCAAACTATCTCTCCACTG ACGTTGACGTATGGGAATTCCGCCAGTGTGTGAAACTGTCTCGTGAAATCTTCGCCCAGAAAGCCTTCGAACCCTTCCGGGGCCCTGAGGTACTGCCAGGCCCCGCTATCCAGTCGGACGCTGAGATTGACGCCTTTGTCCGGCAAAAAGCCGACAGTGCCTACCACCCGTCCTGCACCTGCAAGATGGGCCACTCTTCGGACCGCATGGCAGTGGTGGACCCGCAGACACGGGTGTACGGCCTGGAGGGTCTGAGGGTGGTAGATGCGTCCATCATGCCCAGCGTAGTGAGTGGCAACCTGAACGCCCCAACCATTATGATTGCCGAAAAGGCTGCAGATGCCATAAAAGGGCTTCCTTCTCTTCATGATCCCGACATACCTgtataccagccagccagcttgGACACACAAAGATAA